The following are encoded together in the Bradysia coprophila strain Holo2 unplaced genomic scaffold, BU_Bcop_v1 contig_94, whole genome shotgun sequence genome:
- the LOC119085149 gene encoding serine-rich adhesin for platelets-like isoform X1, whose product MAVTRSHSLKQRETVDTGTTVKARQTTPQPTKKGKPKKKRNKTSARKATKTPKIGNGQVVAQQKDPSTDPELPLQMVSIPTDIVYKLNISKMQHFVVNEIKDEVDTSVDATLSQSSAHSIEQEPLQSDSTADSTKSIDSTLSAGEPVEKPLSADKMNVRFVMDLQDYGIPILERLGHSSPSPMNADSLTVIKEESQSHLETVGDNNLSELTSASPQGVNSQQMVYHSGDREIKMNVRSVMDLQDYGIPIVERYGHSSSSSMNVDSLTVIREESPSHLETVGDNAISQELTSTSPQEVDSEKNLTQMIEMDTRTKSELKHSHPNVREECPSPASTIIKGGYEDEYLMSTETVISKGLEDECTSSNTIIKSQSENERPSHVIIESELVDECPSPTRTIIKSNLVADCLSPDIIIITSESDDECECPSPAATIIKSEFEDECSRPTTSINMENGADGIKLIERQSLDECLSPTKTTIRSESEAECPSPAATIIKSESEDECSRPTDPVNAENGATDPRLREKKSFDKCPSPAATIIKSESEDECPSPAATIIKSESEDECSRPTSPVNAENGGTDQGLTQSQSFDECPSPAATIIKSESEDDCPSPAATIIKSESEDECSRPTSPVNAENGVTDQGLTQSQSFDECPSPAATIIKSESEDECSRPTSPVIAENGATDQGLTQSQSFDECPSQAATIIKSESEDECPSPAATIIKSESEDECSRLIKAENVSSRNVRATEAVHNDSQDIFVDSELKTNQSTRCSGRSSLDNSLDRRASSSSLGALSSQKQRCGIDRRQKSFSKKQQTSNERCAATNSPTSSSKAFHRPSSFSDSRRSASTFESKRVFESDSGSEWDGESDSERVRLQRPKFERNKRPSSNAKKRMGYRWSDIRFSVTPEKKFMEIDTTDDSEPEYGWEDPRPPKRTCVEPKSTQELDPNLHEKMQIFIGKLSNEFDLDVIEQSRKKLFEAIDESIAVQSTKKLSELDLKIQKKKDDYVLNLFGTDEFESWDNDPALSNVEATNKFGPLKLPAAANASLLDKMTRKHWENGI is encoded by the exons ATGGCTGTTACGAGATCGCACTCTCTCAAGCAAA GGGAGACAGTTGACACAGGTACTACAGTTAAAGCTAGACAAACAACACCTCAACCAACCAAAAAAGGCAAACcgaagaaaaaacgaaataaaacgTCGGCACGAAAGGCAACTAAAACGccgaaaattggaaatgggcaAGTTGTTGCACAGCAAAAGGATCCATCCACCGATCCTGAACTGCCATTGCAAATGGTTTCAATTCCAACGGACATAGTCTACAAGctaaacatttcgaaaatgcAGCATTTCGTCGTAAACGAAATAAAGGACGAGGTCGACACATCCGTCGATGCCACGTTGTCTCAATCCTCGGCACATTCGATTGAACAAGAGCCACTTCAAAGTGATAGCACAGCGGACTCGACCAAGTCGATCGATTCGACTTTATCAGCAGGAGAGCCTGTGGAAAAACCTCTGTCGGCAGACAAA ATGAATGTTCGTTTTGTAATGGACTTGCAGGATTATGGAATTCCTATCCTTGAACGCTTAGGTCATTCCTCACCAAGTCCTATGAACGCAGATTCATTGACAGTCATCAAAGAAGAGTCACAGAGTCATCTAGAAACGGTTGGAGACAACAATTTGTCAGAACTCACATCTGCGTCACCTCAAGGAGTAAACTCACAGCAAATGGTCTACCATTCAGGAGATAGAGAGATAAAGATGAATGTTCGTTCTGTCATGGACTTGCAGGATTATGGAATTCCTATCGTTGAACGCTATGGCCATTCCTCATCAAGTTCTATGAACGTTGATTCGTTGACAGTAATCAGAGAAGAGTCACCGAGTCATCTAGAAACGGTTGGAGACAACGCCATTTCGCAAGAACTCACATCTACGTCACCTCAAGAAGTAGACTCAGAGAAGAATCTGACGCAAATGATAGAAATGGATACACGCACAAAATCTGAACTTAAACACTCGCATCCAAACGTTCGAGAGGAGTGTCCAAGTCCAGCGAGTACAATCATAAAAGGCGGTTATGAAGACGAGTATCTCATGTCAACTGAAACAGTCATAAGTAAGGGGTTGGAGGATGAATGTACGAGTTCGAACACAATCATAAAAAGCCAGTCGGAGAATGAACGTCCAAGTCATGTCATCATAGAAAGCGAGCTGGTCGATGAGTGTCCGAGCCCAACTAGAACAATCATAAAAAGTAATTTGGTAGCCGACTGTCTGAGTCCAGATATAATAATTATAACTAGCGAGTCGGATGATGAGTGTGAGTGTCCCAGTCCAGCGGCAACAATCATTAAAAGTGAATTCGAAGACGAATGTTCCAGACCGACGACTTCCATAAATATGGAAAATGGAGCTGATGGCATAAAACTCATAGAAAGGCAGTCGCTCGATGAGTGTTTGAGCCCAACTAAAACAACCATAAGAAGCGAATCGGAAGCCGAGTGTCCTAGTCCAGCTGCAACAATCATAAAAAGTGAATCCGAAGACGAGTGTTCCAGACCGACGGATCCCGTAAACGCGGAAAATGGAGCAACTGACCCACGACTCAGAGAAAAGAAGTCGTTCGATAAGTGTCCGAGTCCAGCTGCAACAATCATAAAAAGCGAATCGGAGGACGAGTGTCCAAGTCCAGCTGCAACAATCATAAAAAGTGAATCCGAAGACGAGTGTTCCAGACCGACGAGTCCCGTAAACGCGGAAAATGGAGGAACTGACCAAGGACTCACACAAAGCCAGTCGTTCGATGAGTGTCCAAGTCCAGCTGCAACAATCATAAAAAGCGAATCAGAGGACGATTGTCCAAGTCCAGCAGCAACAATCATAAAAAGTGAATCCGAAGACGAGTGTTCCAGACCGACGAGTCCCGTAAACGCGGAAAATGGAGTAACTGACCAAGGACTCACACAAAGCCAGTCGTTCGATGAGTGTCCAAGTCCAGCTGCAACAATCATAAAAAGTGAATCCGAAGACGAGTGTTCCAGACCGACGAGTCCCGTAATCGCGGAAAATGGAGCTACTGACCAAGGACTCACACAAAGCCAGTCGTTCGATGAGTGTCCAAGTCAAGCTGCAACAATCATAAAAAGCGAATCGGAGGACGAGTGTCCAAGTCCAGCAGCAACAATCATAAAAAGTGAATCCGAAGACGAGTGTTCCCGACTGATTAAGGCGGAAAATGTTAGCTCACGGAATGTTCGTGCTACTGAAGCTGTACATAATGACAGCCAAGACATTTTTGTTGACTCAGAGTTGAAAACAAATCAATCAACTCGTTGCAGTGGTCGCAGTTCTTTAGACAATTCACTCGATAGGCGTGCAAGTTCATCATCACTAGGTGCTTTGTCATCACAGAAACAACGCTGTGGTATCGATCGGCGTCAGAAAAGTTTCTCCAAAAAACAGCAAACTAGCAATGAACGATGTGCTGCTACAAATAGTCCCACATCGTCTTCAAAAGCATTCCACCGCCCATCATCGTTTTCTGACAGTCGGCGATCGGCCAGCACGTTCGAAAGTAAACGAGTCTTTGAAAGCGACAGCGGAAGTGAATGGGACGGTGAAAGTGACAGTGAAAGAGTACGTCTACAAAGACCCAAATTCGAACGAAATAAACGTCCCTCATCGAATGCGAAGAAACGAATGGGATATCGGTGGTCAGACATTAGATTTTCGGTGACtcccgaaaaaaaattcatggaaaTTGATACGACGGACGATAGCGAACCAGAATACGGATGGGAGGATCCGCGACCACCAAAACGGACATGTGTCGAACCGAAATCTACGCAAGAACTGGATCCCAATCTTCATGAAAAAATGCAAATCTTTATAGGTAAACTGAGCAACGAATTCGATTTGGACGTCATCGAACAGTCAAGGAAGAAACTGTTCGAAGCTATTGATGAATCTATAGCTGTACAATCGACTAAGAAACTAAGTGAGCTCGACCTAAAGATTCAGAAGAAGAAAGACGACTATGTTCTCAATCTATTCGGCACCGACGAATTCGAAAGCTGGGATAACGATCCTGCTCTCAGTAACGTTGAGGCAACGAATAAATTCGGTCCATTGAAATTGCCAGCTGCAGCCAATGCTTCTTTATTAGACAAGATGACAAGGAAACACTGGGAAAATGGAATTTAA
- the LOC119085149 gene encoding serine-rich adhesin for platelets-like isoform X2 — MVSIPTDIVYKLNISKMQHFVVNEIKDEVDTSVDATLSQSSAHSIEQEPLQSDSTADSTKSIDSTLSAGEPVEKPLSADKMNVRFVMDLQDYGIPILERLGHSSPSPMNADSLTVIKEESQSHLETVGDNNLSELTSASPQGVNSQQMVYHSGDREIKMNVRSVMDLQDYGIPIVERYGHSSSSSMNVDSLTVIREESPSHLETVGDNAISQELTSTSPQEVDSEKNLTQMIEMDTRTKSELKHSHPNVREECPSPASTIIKGGYEDEYLMSTETVISKGLEDECTSSNTIIKSQSENERPSHVIIESELVDECPSPTRTIIKSNLVADCLSPDIIIITSESDDECECPSPAATIIKSEFEDECSRPTTSINMENGADGIKLIERQSLDECLSPTKTTIRSESEAECPSPAATIIKSESEDECSRPTDPVNAENGATDPRLREKKSFDKCPSPAATIIKSESEDECPSPAATIIKSESEDECSRPTSPVNAENGGTDQGLTQSQSFDECPSPAATIIKSESEDDCPSPAATIIKSESEDECSRPTSPVNAENGVTDQGLTQSQSFDECPSPAATIIKSESEDECSRPTSPVIAENGATDQGLTQSQSFDECPSQAATIIKSESEDECPSPAATIIKSESEDECSRLIKAENVSSRNVRATEAVHNDSQDIFVDSELKTNQSTRCSGRSSLDNSLDRRASSSSLGALSSQKQRCGIDRRQKSFSKKQQTSNERCAATNSPTSSSKAFHRPSSFSDSRRSASTFESKRVFESDSGSEWDGESDSERVRLQRPKFERNKRPSSNAKKRMGYRWSDIRFSVTPEKKFMEIDTTDDSEPEYGWEDPRPPKRTCVEPKSTQELDPNLHEKMQIFIGKLSNEFDLDVIEQSRKKLFEAIDESIAVQSTKKLSELDLKIQKKKDDYVLNLFGTDEFESWDNDPALSNVEATNKFGPLKLPAAANASLLDKMTRKHWENGI; from the exons ATGGTTTCAATTCCAACGGACATAGTCTACAAGctaaacatttcgaaaatgcAGCATTTCGTCGTAAACGAAATAAAGGACGAGGTCGACACATCCGTCGATGCCACGTTGTCTCAATCCTCGGCACATTCGATTGAACAAGAGCCACTTCAAAGTGATAGCACAGCGGACTCGACCAAGTCGATCGATTCGACTTTATCAGCAGGAGAGCCTGTGGAAAAACCTCTGTCGGCAGACAAA ATGAATGTTCGTTTTGTAATGGACTTGCAGGATTATGGAATTCCTATCCTTGAACGCTTAGGTCATTCCTCACCAAGTCCTATGAACGCAGATTCATTGACAGTCATCAAAGAAGAGTCACAGAGTCATCTAGAAACGGTTGGAGACAACAATTTGTCAGAACTCACATCTGCGTCACCTCAAGGAGTAAACTCACAGCAAATGGTCTACCATTCAGGAGATAGAGAGATAAAGATGAATGTTCGTTCTGTCATGGACTTGCAGGATTATGGAATTCCTATCGTTGAACGCTATGGCCATTCCTCATCAAGTTCTATGAACGTTGATTCGTTGACAGTAATCAGAGAAGAGTCACCGAGTCATCTAGAAACGGTTGGAGACAACGCCATTTCGCAAGAACTCACATCTACGTCACCTCAAGAAGTAGACTCAGAGAAGAATCTGACGCAAATGATAGAAATGGATACACGCACAAAATCTGAACTTAAACACTCGCATCCAAACGTTCGAGAGGAGTGTCCAAGTCCAGCGAGTACAATCATAAAAGGCGGTTATGAAGACGAGTATCTCATGTCAACTGAAACAGTCATAAGTAAGGGGTTGGAGGATGAATGTACGAGTTCGAACACAATCATAAAAAGCCAGTCGGAGAATGAACGTCCAAGTCATGTCATCATAGAAAGCGAGCTGGTCGATGAGTGTCCGAGCCCAACTAGAACAATCATAAAAAGTAATTTGGTAGCCGACTGTCTGAGTCCAGATATAATAATTATAACTAGCGAGTCGGATGATGAGTGTGAGTGTCCCAGTCCAGCGGCAACAATCATTAAAAGTGAATTCGAAGACGAATGTTCCAGACCGACGACTTCCATAAATATGGAAAATGGAGCTGATGGCATAAAACTCATAGAAAGGCAGTCGCTCGATGAGTGTTTGAGCCCAACTAAAACAACCATAAGAAGCGAATCGGAAGCCGAGTGTCCTAGTCCAGCTGCAACAATCATAAAAAGTGAATCCGAAGACGAGTGTTCCAGACCGACGGATCCCGTAAACGCGGAAAATGGAGCAACTGACCCACGACTCAGAGAAAAGAAGTCGTTCGATAAGTGTCCGAGTCCAGCTGCAACAATCATAAAAAGCGAATCGGAGGACGAGTGTCCAAGTCCAGCTGCAACAATCATAAAAAGTGAATCCGAAGACGAGTGTTCCAGACCGACGAGTCCCGTAAACGCGGAAAATGGAGGAACTGACCAAGGACTCACACAAAGCCAGTCGTTCGATGAGTGTCCAAGTCCAGCTGCAACAATCATAAAAAGCGAATCAGAGGACGATTGTCCAAGTCCAGCAGCAACAATCATAAAAAGTGAATCCGAAGACGAGTGTTCCAGACCGACGAGTCCCGTAAACGCGGAAAATGGAGTAACTGACCAAGGACTCACACAAAGCCAGTCGTTCGATGAGTGTCCAAGTCCAGCTGCAACAATCATAAAAAGTGAATCCGAAGACGAGTGTTCCAGACCGACGAGTCCCGTAATCGCGGAAAATGGAGCTACTGACCAAGGACTCACACAAAGCCAGTCGTTCGATGAGTGTCCAAGTCAAGCTGCAACAATCATAAAAAGCGAATCGGAGGACGAGTGTCCAAGTCCAGCAGCAACAATCATAAAAAGTGAATCCGAAGACGAGTGTTCCCGACTGATTAAGGCGGAAAATGTTAGCTCACGGAATGTTCGTGCTACTGAAGCTGTACATAATGACAGCCAAGACATTTTTGTTGACTCAGAGTTGAAAACAAATCAATCAACTCGTTGCAGTGGTCGCAGTTCTTTAGACAATTCACTCGATAGGCGTGCAAGTTCATCATCACTAGGTGCTTTGTCATCACAGAAACAACGCTGTGGTATCGATCGGCGTCAGAAAAGTTTCTCCAAAAAACAGCAAACTAGCAATGAACGATGTGCTGCTACAAATAGTCCCACATCGTCTTCAAAAGCATTCCACCGCCCATCATCGTTTTCTGACAGTCGGCGATCGGCCAGCACGTTCGAAAGTAAACGAGTCTTTGAAAGCGACAGCGGAAGTGAATGGGACGGTGAAAGTGACAGTGAAAGAGTACGTCTACAAAGACCCAAATTCGAACGAAATAAACGTCCCTCATCGAATGCGAAGAAACGAATGGGATATCGGTGGTCAGACATTAGATTTTCGGTGACtcccgaaaaaaaattcatggaaaTTGATACGACGGACGATAGCGAACCAGAATACGGATGGGAGGATCCGCGACCACCAAAACGGACATGTGTCGAACCGAAATCTACGCAAGAACTGGATCCCAATCTTCATGAAAAAATGCAAATCTTTATAGGTAAACTGAGCAACGAATTCGATTTGGACGTCATCGAACAGTCAAGGAAGAAACTGTTCGAAGCTATTGATGAATCTATAGCTGTACAATCGACTAAGAAACTAAGTGAGCTCGACCTAAAGATTCAGAAGAAGAAAGACGACTATGTTCTCAATCTATTCGGCACCGACGAATTCGAAAGCTGGGATAACGATCCTGCTCTCAGTAACGTTGAGGCAACGAATAAATTCGGTCCATTGAAATTGCCAGCTGCAGCCAATGCTTCTTTATTAGACAAGATGACAAGGAAACACTGGGAAAATGGAATTTAA
- the LOC119085149 gene encoding uncharacterized protein LOC119085149 isoform X6: protein MAVTRSHSLKQRETVDTGTTVKARQTTPQPTKKGKPKKKRNKTSARKATKTPKIGNGQVVAQQKDPSTDPELPLQMVSIPTDIVYKLNISKMQHFVVNEIKDEVDTSVDATLSQSSAHSIEQEPLQSDSTADSTKSIDSTLSAGEPVEKPLSADKMNVRFVMDLQDYGIPILERLGHSSPSPMNADSLTVIKEESQSHLETVGDNNLSELTSASPQGVNSQQMVYHSGDREIKMNVRSVMDLQDYGIPIVERYGHSSSSSMNVDSLTVIREESPSHLETVGDNAISQELTSTSPQEVDSEKNLTQMIEMDTRTKSELKHSHPNVREECPSPASTIIKGGYEDEYLMSTETVISKGLEDECTSSNTIIKSQSENERPSHVIIESELVDECPSPTRTIIKSNLVADCLSPDIIIITSESDDECECPSPAATIIKSEFEDECSRPTTSINMENGADGIKLIERQSLDECLSPTKTTIRSESEAECPSPAATIIKSESEDECSRPTSPVIAENGATDQGLTQSQSFDECPSQAATIIKSESEDECPSPAATIIKSESEDECSRLIKAENVSSRNVRATEAVHNDSQDIFVDSELKTNQSTRCSGRSSLDNSLDRRASSSSLGALSSQKQRCGIDRRQKSFSKKQQTSNERCAATNSPTSSSKAFHRPSSFSDSRRSASTFESKRVFESDSGSEWDGESDSERVRLQRPKFERNKRPSSNAKKRMGYRWSDIRFSVTPEKKFMEIDTTDDSEPEYGWEDPRPPKRTCVEPKSTQELDPNLHEKMQIFIGKLSNEFDLDVIEQSRKKLFEAIDESIAVQSTKKLSELDLKIQKKKDDYVLNLFGTDEFESWDNDPALSNVEATNKFGPLKLPAAANASLLDKMTRKHWENGI, encoded by the exons ATGGCTGTTACGAGATCGCACTCTCTCAAGCAAA GGGAGACAGTTGACACAGGTACTACAGTTAAAGCTAGACAAACAACACCTCAACCAACCAAAAAAGGCAAACcgaagaaaaaacgaaataaaacgTCGGCACGAAAGGCAACTAAAACGccgaaaattggaaatgggcaAGTTGTTGCACAGCAAAAGGATCCATCCACCGATCCTGAACTGCCATTGCAAATGGTTTCAATTCCAACGGACATAGTCTACAAGctaaacatttcgaaaatgcAGCATTTCGTCGTAAACGAAATAAAGGACGAGGTCGACACATCCGTCGATGCCACGTTGTCTCAATCCTCGGCACATTCGATTGAACAAGAGCCACTTCAAAGTGATAGCACAGCGGACTCGACCAAGTCGATCGATTCGACTTTATCAGCAGGAGAGCCTGTGGAAAAACCTCTGTCGGCAGACAAA ATGAATGTTCGTTTTGTAATGGACTTGCAGGATTATGGAATTCCTATCCTTGAACGCTTAGGTCATTCCTCACCAAGTCCTATGAACGCAGATTCATTGACAGTCATCAAAGAAGAGTCACAGAGTCATCTAGAAACGGTTGGAGACAACAATTTGTCAGAACTCACATCTGCGTCACCTCAAGGAGTAAACTCACAGCAAATGGTCTACCATTCAGGAGATAGAGAGATAAAGATGAATGTTCGTTCTGTCATGGACTTGCAGGATTATGGAATTCCTATCGTTGAACGCTATGGCCATTCCTCATCAAGTTCTATGAACGTTGATTCGTTGACAGTAATCAGAGAAGAGTCACCGAGTCATCTAGAAACGGTTGGAGACAACGCCATTTCGCAAGAACTCACATCTACGTCACCTCAAGAAGTAGACTCAGAGAAGAATCTGACGCAAATGATAGAAATGGATACACGCACAAAATCTGAACTTAAACACTCGCATCCAAACGTTCGAGAGGAGTGTCCAAGTCCAGCGAGTACAATCATAAAAGGCGGTTATGAAGACGAGTATCTCATGTCAACTGAAACAGTCATAAGTAAGGGGTTGGAGGATGAATGTACGAGTTCGAACACAATCATAAAAAGCCAGTCGGAGAATGAACGTCCAAGTCATGTCATCATAGAAAGCGAGCTGGTCGATGAGTGTCCGAGCCCAACTAGAACAATCATAAAAAGTAATTTGGTAGCCGACTGTCTGAGTCCAGATATAATAATTATAACTAGCGAGTCGGATGATGAGTGTGAGTGTCCCAGTCCAGCGGCAACAATCATTAAAAGTGAATTCGAAGACGAATGTTCCAGACCGACGACTTCCATAAATATGGAAAATGGAGCTGATGGCATAAAACTCATAGAAAGGCAGTCGCTCGATGAGTGTTTGAGCCCAACTAAAACAACCATAAGAAGCGAATCGGAAGCCGAGTGTCCTA GTCCAGCTGCAACAATCATAAAAAGTGAATCCGAAGACGAGTGTTCCAGACCGACGAGTCCCGTAATCGCGGAAAATGGAGCTACTGACCAAGGACTCACACAAAGCCAGTCGTTCGATGAGTGTCCAAGTCAAGCTGCAACAATCATAAAAAGCGAATCGGAGGACGAGTGTCCAAGTCCAGCAGCAACAATCATAAAAAGTGAATCCGAAGACGAGTGTTCCCGACTGATTAAGGCGGAAAATGTTAGCTCACGGAATGTTCGTGCTACTGAAGCTGTACATAATGACAGCCAAGACATTTTTGTTGACTCAGAGTTGAAAACAAATCAATCAACTCGTTGCAGTGGTCGCAGTTCTTTAGACAATTCACTCGATAGGCGTGCAAGTTCATCATCACTAGGTGCTTTGTCATCACAGAAACAACGCTGTGGTATCGATCGGCGTCAGAAAAGTTTCTCCAAAAAACAGCAAACTAGCAATGAACGATGTGCTGCTACAAATAGTCCCACATCGTCTTCAAAAGCATTCCACCGCCCATCATCGTTTTCTGACAGTCGGCGATCGGCCAGCACGTTCGAAAGTAAACGAGTCTTTGAAAGCGACAGCGGAAGTGAATGGGACGGTGAAAGTGACAGTGAAAGAGTACGTCTACAAAGACCCAAATTCGAACGAAATAAACGTCCCTCATCGAATGCGAAGAAACGAATGGGATATCGGTGGTCAGACATTAGATTTTCGGTGACtcccgaaaaaaaattcatggaaaTTGATACGACGGACGATAGCGAACCAGAATACGGATGGGAGGATCCGCGACCACCAAAACGGACATGTGTCGAACCGAAATCTACGCAAGAACTGGATCCCAATCTTCATGAAAAAATGCAAATCTTTATAGGTAAACTGAGCAACGAATTCGATTTGGACGTCATCGAACAGTCAAGGAAGAAACTGTTCGAAGCTATTGATGAATCTATAGCTGTACAATCGACTAAGAAACTAAGTGAGCTCGACCTAAAGATTCAGAAGAAGAAAGACGACTATGTTCTCAATCTATTCGGCACCGACGAATTCGAAAGCTGGGATAACGATCCTGCTCTCAGTAACGTTGAGGCAACGAATAAATTCGGTCCATTGAAATTGCCAGCTGCAGCCAATGCTTCTTTATTAGACAAGATGACAAGGAAACACTGGGAAAATGGAATTTAA